A region of the Mycoplasma capricolum subsp. capricolum ATCC 27343 genome:
GAATTTGGCAAAGACATATTTTTTAGTCAAAAAAATTTAAATGAATCTAATACTACAACAAATGAATCTGGTAATACAACAAATATTGATGGTTATACTATTGTGTTGAAAGAAGAGCACAAAACTTGACAAGATTACATTAAAACTAAAATTAAAAATAGATTTGTTGATTTTGATTTAAATCAAAATCAAGCTTTTCAGTTTAATACTCAAAGTAGTAATTCAAGTAAACCAACCCCACCTAACATTCCTGACATAAATAAAAAACCATTAGACCCAACAGAAAAAAGAGACCAAAATTCAGTTGAATATGCTGAACAATTACCAAGATTACAACCGATTTTAAAATGACAATATGCAGATAAAGATCAAGGTTATATAAAAAGTACTTTTAAACCAGAAAATGAAGAAAAAGAACCTATTTTCTTCTTTATTAACCCAGTTAACACAAGATTTAAGTATCATGTTACTTCATTAGATGATAGTGGTAGAGCTACTGTTAAAATTAAAGATCAAGTAAAAGATGTTGAAAGAACTTATTATACATCTGAATTAACTTATAATGCCGATCCTAGATTTACTTTTATTTTAGAAAATCTATCTAAAAAAATCGAAGCAAAATTCTTACAACTTTATAAAGCTTTATTGTTGGATGAAAAAATCAATTATGTAGAGCTAAACAATGATCATTTGCAAACTAGTTTATTTGGTTTAGTAAATTTAGCTACTAGAATAGTTAGTGATACTAAATATTTACATAATGTTTTATATAATATAGCAACTAATAAATATCAATCATTAAACGATATTAGTAGTGATGATGATTATGCTAGTTGAATTAATAAAGTATCAAATCAAGCATTTTCAAGATTATTACATGCAATTAGTGCTTCACAATTAAATAATCAAAATAATCCTTGAACAGTTCTTACAGGTGGATTTAAAAGTGTTCAAGAAATTTATCAAGAACTAGCAAGAGTTAGTGGTACTAGAGAAGCCATTATTAAGAAAGCTAATGAATTTAATATAGACCTAAAACATTTAGATCAATTATATGATTATTTAGATACTTCAATATTAAAAGCCCAAACTAGTGCAAATCAAATTGGTAAAGCTTTAAATATTTTAAGTTGATATGATGATTTTACAAATCATATCAAAGATACTTCTGAACACTCAGCTTTATTAAAAATTTTAACTGATACTTCAGAAATTAAAAATAACGAAGAAAAAGTTAAAGAACTTCAAGAAAGTTATCAAAGTGCTATTAAAAAACTAGAAGATAATAATAGAGAAAATAAAAGACCTTTAATAATTATTAGTTCGTTATTTATTGCTCTTTCATTATTGTTCATTATAGCAAACACTTTAGTATTTCTAATTAAAGCAAAACGTAGTAATAATAAAAATGCTAAATTAACATTTATTATTTCAACTACAATTTCAACAATTATTACTATATCTTCAATTATTTTATTAATAATAGGATTGAAAGGATAAAACAATGAATTTAAAAACAAATAGCAAACATACATTACCTAAAATTAGTGCAATTTATGATTACATTGTCGAAGTTAAAGGTGAGTTTGACTATAAACAACAACAAATTTTTACTTCTAAAAAAAATAAAGAAGCAAGATTATTTTTAATTAGTGCTACAAGTGACACTGCATATTTATTGGCTAATTTGCAAGCTTTAAAATTAACTATTAATGATGAATTAGAATTATTAGATAGTACAAATGAAATCTTTACTTCAAGTGAATATTTTGGAAAAGTAATTGATATTTATGGAAATATCATTTTACCTGAACAAAAAACAGTAGTTAAAAAACCTGAAGATATTTCAAGTGAAGTTTTTAAATTAAGTCATGACTTAATGAAAGTTCAAAGATTAAATGAACAATTATATACTGGTTTAGCTGCTATTGACTTATTAATTCCAATTGGAAAGGGTCAACGTGAATTGATTGTTGGAGATCGTCAAACTGGTAAAACTCATATAGCTTTAAATACTATTATTAATCAATCTGCTAGAAATATTAAATGTGTATATGTTGCTATTGGTCAAAAAAAAGAAAGTATTTCAAGAATTTATAACATTTTACAACAACATGATGCATTAAAAAACACAATTATACTTGATGCACCTGCTAATAGTAGTTATGAACAATATTTAGCTCCATACATTGGAATGACACATGCTGAAAATATTTCAAATACTAATGATGTTTTAATTATTTTTGATGACTTAACAAAACATGCAAACATTTTTAGAGAAATTGCTTTATTAAGTAATCGTCCTGTTGGAAAAGAAGCAATGCCTGGTGATATGTTTTTTGCTCATTCTCAATTACTAGAACGTGCTGGATCATATAAAAATAAAAAGACTATCACAGCATTACCAATTATTCAAACTATTGATAATGATATTACTAGTTTAATTGCTTCAAATGTAATTTCTATTACTGATGGTCAAATTGTTACAAGTAGTAAATTGTTTTCCCAAGGAACTTTACCTGCTGTTGATATTGACTTTTCAGTTTCAAGAACTGGTGGAAGTGTACAAGACAAAACTATACGCCAAATAGCTGGTGAAATTAACAAAACATATAGAAAATATAAAAGACAATTAAAATTATCGATGCTAGATTATAACTTAAATAGTGAAGTTAGTGATTTAATGTATAAAGGTAAAATGATTGATAAATTGTTTACTTCAAAGGGATTTAGCATATTTTCATACAATTTTATTTTAATAATGACTAAAATCATTAATTGATCATTAATCAAGGATATTAAAGACGAACAAAAAGCTTTAAAATTTATTGATGAATTAATTAATAATAGTAATGATGGAAAAAAACAATTTGAAATTATCAAATCAGGAAATAATTATGATGATAAAATGATGAAAAATTACTTCTTATTTGCTTTAAAACAATATTCTGATTATGTTGGATTAAACTGAGAAATTGATAATGAATATGATTTCTTATCATTAGATCAAAGTTTTTTAGAAAAAACTGCTAAAAAGTTAGGAGATAAATAATGAACGGAAAAATCTTAAGTATATCAGGTGATGTAATTGAAGTTCAATTTGAATCAAGTAATTTACCTTCAATTAATCACTTACTAACAACTCACGATAATCAAACATATTTACTAGTAAAAAGTGTTATTAATGACACTAACATTAAAGCAATCATCATTTATGCATATAAACAAATTTCATTAAGTGATGTTATTATTAATACTAAAAAAAGCTTTATGGTTCCAGTTGGAAGTAGTGCTAAAAACAATATTTTTAGCTTTACAGGAATTTCATTAAATAATCCTCATAATGATAAACAAGAATATGTTGAAATGAACTCAACTATTAATAATAAAAGAGAACTAAGTAGTGAATTTGAATTAATTGAAACTGGTATTAAAGCTATTGACTTTTTTATTCCAATTTTTAAAGGATTCAAATTAGGAATCTTTGGTGGAGCTGGTGTTGGTAAAACAGTTTTAATGAAAGAAATTATTTTTAATGTTAATAATAAATATAAAAAGACTTCAAACATTTTTATTGGATCAGGTGAACGTTCAAGAGAAGGTATTGAACTTTATGATGAGTTAACTGAATCTAATTTGATGAAAAACTCAACTATGTTTGTTTCTAAAATGAACGAATCTCCAGGAGCACGTATGTCAATTGTTCCAATTGGAGTTACTGCTGCTGAATATTTAAGAGATGTTAAAAAAGAAGATGTTTTATTATTTATTGATAATATTTATCGTTTTATTCAAGCAGAAAACGAAGTAAGTGCTACACTTGGTAAAAAACCTTCAGTTGGTGGGTATCAATCTACATTAGAAAGTGATGTTGCAAATATTCAAGATCGTTTATTTAAAAATAAAAACGGAGCTATTACTTCATTTCAAACTGTGTTTTTACCAATGGATGATTTAAGTGATCCATCAGCTGTAGCTGTATTTAACCACTTGGATTCAAACTTAGTTTTATCAAGAGACCAAGCTGCAAAAAACATTCTTCCAGCTTTTGATCCACTAGCAAGTTCTTCTAGTTCAGTTGATGAAACTTTAATTGGTAAAAAACACTTTAATGCAATTATTGAAGTTAAAAGAATTTTAAAAGCTTATAAAGATTTAGAAGATGTAATTTTAATTTTGGGATTTGATGAATTAGATGCTGAAAGTAAAATATTAGTTAAAAAAGCTTTACAATTAGAAAACTTCTTTACTCAATATTTCTTTATGACTGAACAATTTACAAAACAAAAAGGTCAATATGTACCTTTAAATGAAACAATTGATAGTGTTATTAGAATTATTGAAGGTAAATATATTAAACAATCTCCTGAAATCTTTTCATATATTGGATCAGCTTTAGATTTAAAAACTGATGAAGAGTTAGGATTATAATTTTAGATAATAAAAGCAAGACTTTATGTCTTGCTTTTTATATTAATTAATTTATTATTCTTTTGTAATTTTTGTAAATTTAAATTTGTCTTGTTTATCTCTTTGATAAGTAAATGTGTATTTAGATTGAGAGTTGTTATTTTTATTTTTAACTTTAGCAATAACAGTTTCACTTAATAATTGGTTAAATCCATTTTTCTTAGTATTAATAAATTCAAATTGAATTTCTACACTAGATTGGTCAATTACATTTATATTTAATGAATTATTTAATGAAGTAATAAGTTTAGATAATTGGTTAATAGCATTTTCAGATTTATCATCTTTTTTAGTTAGATCTATATTAAATACTTTAGTTAATAAAGTTCATATTAATGAATCTTTACCAATTGGATTATTTTTATCTGAAGTTCAGCCTAAAATTTCTAATGTTTTATCAGCATTTATTTTTAGAATATCTAGTAAATGTTTTTTATTGTTATATTCAACATCTTTTGGTTTGTATTCATATTTATCAATTATTTTAGCAACATCAGTTAAACTAGTTAAGTTAATATTTGAACTCTCTAACTCACTTAGTTTTTCATTTCCTTTAACATCTAATGACACTAATAAAATATCTAAAATGTCAGCTACAGATTTTTCTTGTAATGGTTTAGCAAATGATTTATTCTTTCATCAAGACTCATTCATTTTATTAAGTGGAGTAGTTAATAAAGTTTTTAAGTTAAATTGTTCAACGTTTTTAAAGACTTTTTTATAACCATTTTCAAATGTTGTTAGAAAATCTTTTATTTTATCAAAAGGAATACTTGTTGTGTCAACTTTCACAGTAGTTAATAATTTAGTTATTTTTTCTCTAAAGATTTCAAACATTTCATTAACTTTATTTACTAAAAATACTTCACCAGCATAAAGGTCTTTGAATGAATTTGTATTTTTCATATCACTTTTTAAAATTGGAAAAGCAACACTTAGTACTTCATCAATTAGTGAAGCAAGTAGTATTGGTAATAAATGGATTTGTTCTTTAAGAGATTCAGGAATTAATTTTGTATTTTTTTGTAAACTAGTTATAACTATAGGAATAACTTTTACAAATAATGCAGATAAGCAATTGTTTAGATTTTTAGTTCCTGTTAATAAACTAGTTAAAGTATATGAAATTCATTTATATAAATGTGGTAATGATTCACTAATAACTTTTTTAAGTTCATCTTCTTTTATATTTTCATTAACCAGTGATAAAACATCTTTAATTTTTTGGTTTAAAAAGTCATTTCCTAATGTAGTTAATATATTTACAATTGGATGAGCACTCTGTTTTTCATAGTATTCTTTTGTATTGTCAGTAGATTCATTTTCAGGATATTCAACTTTATTAGGTGATAAAAATAGTATAGCTAGTAATTTTTGCAATTCATATCCATCAACACTATTTTTATCTTTTAATTCATCAACAGATTTTTTAAAAAATGACAATAAATATTTTAAATTAATAGATGATGGTTTTTCTCCAACTATTTTTTCTATAGTTTTATTATTATAAAGATTTTTTATAAAATCTTGATTTGTTTTAGTTGTATTAAAAAGATTATTAGCAGATTTAGGTGTGTAATTTTTAGAATCTTCAAATAAACTTAGTTTTATTTGTAAAAATTGAAGTGCTTGTAAAATGTGTGAAACAATATCTAATTCCTTACCAGAAACATTACCAGCAGGACCATTTACTGCACTTATAAGAGAATTGCTTGTCTCTTTTAATGATTCAGATGCTTTGCTATCTTTTAAGTCAACTTCTTTAAATCTATTACCTCATGTGCTTAAACCTATAGCATTAATTAATGATGTATAAAATGCATTATCTAAATCTTCAGCTTTTAAATTTTTATATTTTTTATTTACATCAATTTTTTCTTGGAATTTTTCAACTTCTGTTGAAAATTCACTAGTTGGATTAGCTAATTTTTCTAGTCCTGCTTTTAAATACGGTTCAACTTTTTTAAAAAATGATTTTAAAATATCATTTGCTGAATCAAAGCTTGAAACTAAGAACATTGGATTTAAACTAGTGGTTAAATCTAATACTTTTAAAATATCATTAGTTAATTTATCTAAATCAGTTGTACCTAATCCAAATAATTTAAATATTTCACTAAATAAAGGAATTGATTCTTTTTTAGTTTTAGAATCTAGTTCTATTTTTGGATCTAAAACATTTTTAGTTTTGTATGAATCTTTTTCAAAATATTGGTTTAAAAGATTTTCAAATGTGTTTATATTACTGATACTCTTATCAGTATTTTCTAATGTTAAATTATTTTCTTTTAATAAATCACTTAGTGATTTTTTATTGTTTTTATTTTTAATTTCATTTAAGTTAACTTTTAGTTGGTCTGCTAAAATAATTTCTTTAGCAAATAAACTAACAGTTGAGTGAGTATTTGTTATCGAATTATTAGTGTCAAATTTCTTTTCTTTAACATGGCAGGCAATTATTGGTAAACTAGCAGTTGTTATTATCATAAATGAAGATAACATTGCAATTAATTTCTTCATAATTTCTCCTATGTAAAACAATATAAAAAATGCTTTACATTAAGATATTGCCAATAAAAGTAGTGTAAAAGTAAAAAATAACATAAATATAAAAAAGATTCAATAGTTTTTATTAAATATGAACTACATTTCATAACATAATTCATTTTTAAGAAATTTTTTATTTTCTAATAAGTTCATCAACTTAACAACAATAAGCAATAAAAAAGCAAGATCTTATAATATTTAAGATCTTGCAGTTTTAGTTAATAATGATTATTAATTAATTTTTTGAGATTTTTGTAAATTTGAATTTAGATTGTTTATCTCTAGCATAACTAAATGTATATTTAGTTTGAGAGTTATTAACTTTATTTTTAACTGTAGCTATCATAGTTTCAGATAATAATTGGTTCGAACTATTTTTATTAGTATTAGTAAAGCTAAATGTAATTGATATATCAGATTCATTTACTTGAGTAACAAGTCATTTGTTTAGTAGACTAGTAACTTTTGCAAATTGATTTAAAGCATTTTCTGTTTTATCCTTTTTATCATTTATTTTAAAATTAAAGACTTTAAATAATAAAGTATCTAACAGTGAGCCTTTACCAATTGGATTATTTTTATCTGAGGTTCATCCTAAAATTTGTAAAGCTTTATCTGGATTTTCTTTTAAAAGTTCAATTAGTTGAGTTTTACTACTATTAACTCCTTTTGCTTTGTATGAATAATTATTAATTAATGAAACAACTTCAATTAAAGCTGTTAGGTTAATATTTGAACTTTCTAAGCTTTCTAGTTTTTCATTACCTTGAACATTTAAAGTTGTTAGTAATGTATCTAAAATATCTGTTACAGATTTATCGTGTAAAGGTTTAGCAAATCTTCTATCTTTTCATTTTGATTCATCCATTTTATTAAGTGGCGTAGTTAATAAAGTTTTTAGATTGAAAGTTTTAACATTGCCAAATAGTTCATTAAATGGTTTAATTACAAATTTTTCAGCTTGTTCTGTAACAACTTTAGTATCAAATTGTTTAGAGACTTCAGCAAATATTGCTCCATCAGGTTTTTTAGAAGCTTTATCTAGAAACTCTTTTATTTTATTAATAAAAGTTTTGACTTTATTAATATCAAATATTGATCCTGAATAAATTTCTTTAAATGCATTTTGATTTGAATCTAATTTAAATTCTACTACTGGAATAACTTCTTTTATTAGTGAAGATAATTGATCACCTTGTGTTAAAAATGAGAATAAAAAACTATTAACTAAAGCTGGTAAAGATGGTATAAGAAAATGAAGATCAGCAGGGATAACATTTTTATCAATAATTTCACTTTCAAATAATTTTTCTAATATAGTTTGAAAAATTTGATTTTCTTTAAAAATTTCATTAAAAGATTTGGCTAAACTTTTACCATTTAAAAGATCATTTACTGTTAGTGTTAATCATTTAGTTAAAATAGTTAAACTTTTAGTTAATACACTTATTTTATCTTTTTTAGATTTAAATTTGTTATTTAATTGACTTTCTAAAACTCTTTGTAATAGATAAAAAAGTGGTGAACTTTTGTTTTCTTCAACAAACTTTTTAGAATCTTCTATAAATTCATTAGTATTATTGTATTTTTCATTATAAGTAACTTCATCAGCAGTTAAGAATAACATTGCTAATAATTTTTGTAATTCATAACCATCTTTTTGGTTTTTATCTTTTAATTCTTCAACTGATTTTTTAAAAAAAGATAATAAGTATTTTAAATTAATAGATGATGGTTTTTTCTTACTTATTGATTCTATATTTTGATCTTTATAAAGATCTTTTATAAATTGTTGATTTTGTTTAGCATCATCAAATAATTTATCTGCAGATGTTGGCTTATGATCTCTAGCATTTTCAAATAAACTTAGTTTTATTTGTAAAAATTGAAGTGCTTGTAAAACATAAGAAACTACTTTTAATTCATTTGTTTTATTAGGTTGAGCTGGAGAACTTAGCACTTTGTTTAATGCATCTCCAGCGTTTTTTAATGAATCAAACGCATTATTAGTTTTTAATTCTACTTCTTTAAAATCTTTTATTGATAATCCTAAACCTATAGCATTAACTAAACTTACATAAAAAGCAATATCTAAATCTTCAGCTTTTAAATCTTTATATTTTTTATTTACATCAATTTCATCTTGAAAGGCTTTAATACTTTTAACTAAACCTTCTTTTGAAGTGCTTAAAGTTTTTATTCAATTTGAAAAACTTGGTTTAAGTTTTTCAAAGAATGTGTTTAAAGCACTATCAATTTCTTTAAAATTAGTAAAAACAAATATTGGATTTAAACTAATTGTTAAATCTAAAATTTTTGTAATATCATCACTAAAATTATCTAATTCAGTTTCACCTAATCCAACTAATTTAAAAATCTCTTTAAATAAAAAATTAGATGAGTTATTTTTTGAATCTAGTTTGATTTTAGAATCTAACACTTTTTTGTATGAATCTTTTTCAAAATATTGATTTAAAAGATTTTCAAATGTGTTTATATTACTGATACTCTTATCAGTATTTTCTAATTTTAAATTGTTTTCTTTTAATAAATCACTAAGTGACTTTTTATTGTTTTTATTTTTAATTTCACTCAATTGAACTTTTAATTGATCTGCTAAAATCAGTTCTTTAGCAAATAAACTAACAGTTGAGTGAGTGTTTGTTATCGAGTTATTATTTTCAAATTTAATTTCTTTTTGTGTTTTATGACAGGCAATTACTGGTAAACTAGCAGTTGTTATCATCATCATTGATGATAAAATTGCAATTAATTTATTCATATTTTCTCCTATGTAAAGCACTTAATAAAATAAGTACTCTACACTTAAATATTGCCAATAAAATCACAAAAAAGCAAAAGTAAATAAAAAGTTCAAATGTCTTTTTTTACATTTGAACTAGTTTTTTAACAAAAAATTATGGTTTATTAATTATTAATTTTTAGTAATTTTTGTAAATTTAAACTTATCATCTTTACTATTTCTAGAATAATTAAAGATATATTTAGTTGTAGATTTATTTTTATTATTTACAAATTTAGCTTCTAATTGTTGAGAAACTAATTGGTTAAATTTATTTTTTTTATCATCTAAAAATGTATAAGAAATATTAAATTTATTTTCATTAAATTCGGTATTTAATGAATTATTAACAGATAATAAAAACTTTGATAATAAATTAATAGTATTTTCAGAATTATCATTTTTATCATTAATTTTAATATTTAAACCTTTAGAAAATACTATATCTAGTAGTGAGTTTTGTCCTATTGGTTTATTTTTATCTGAAGTTCACCCTAGAATTTGTAAAGTTTTATCTGGATTTTCTTTTAAAATATCAATTAAATTAGTTTTTTTATTGTAATTAATGTTAGATACTTGATATTTATAATTTTCAATAGTTGAAATTATGTCAGTTAAACTAGTTAGATTTATATTTGTACTTTCTAGATTTTCTAATTTTTCATTACCTTTAACATCTAAATTTTTTAATAATTTATCTAAATTATCAGCAATAGATATATTTTGATATTCTTTAGCAAATGATTTATCTTTTCATCAAGATTCATTCATTTTGTTAAGTGGAGTAGTTAATAGAGTTTTTAAATTAAAGTGTTGAATATTTTTAAAGATTGATTCATAGTTATTTGCAAAACTAGTAAAGTAATGTTGAATTAAAGTAAATGGAACTTGCTTAGAATTAATTGAAGCACCAAATAATTGAGCAAGTTTTAGCAATCCTTCGATTTCTTTTTTAAATGCTTTGAAAGCTTCAGTTGTTTTGCTTGGTAGGAATATATCTCCGCTATAAAGATCTTTAAATGAATTTTTATTATCTTTATTATTTTTTAAAATTGGAAACATTACACTTAATGTTTTATCAAGTATTGGTTCACGTAAAAATGTTGGAATTATACCAATTAGCTTTCCTATTTTTTCATCTAAGATTTTTGTTTTTTCTTGTAAACTTTCTAGAATAGGTTTAGCAGTTTTAATAAACAATACAGTGGATGCTTGATATAAATTTTCATTTCCTGTCAATAAATTTATTGAAGTATAAGATAATCATTTATAAATATGTGGAATTGAAATATCTAAAAATTCTTTTATAGTATCCTTGGTTATTTTATATTTTATTAAAATAGATCCTAGTTTTTTTAATAAGAAATCCTTTGTTAAAATACTTAAAATGTAAATTGATGGATGTGCTTTTTGTTTTTCATAATAATCCTTAGGATTATCATTA
Encoded here:
- a CDS encoding MSC_0620 family F1-like ATPase-associated subunit, coding for MKKNKLLSKSYKIAILLLTATSGLSLTTLIKNVNQDNTVVRLYQDGSGNSGSTSGNGNNGTSNGNDNTTNSTDPLTPKISDQFDTFKEKAEKSIKETLEKVQKKATEIIEQELGKLKKLDEGTDKSEQYFKNLQKRVYLTELKKHFSNKDAFEKEASKYGFDITFPKVIANDKKVDTAIVKFNGKTYNNIKVSPDEAERDYTKVVEKDKQDGVEKNKKEQENVITSHRLDALLSNYSQSLLSKLKDIIYKEEQDLPEFGKDIFFSQKNLNESNTTTNESGNTTNIDGYTIVLKEEHKTWQDYIKTKIKNRFVDFDLNQNQAFQFNTQSSNSSKPTPPNIPDINKKPLDPTEKRDQNSVEYAEQLPRLQPILKWQYADKDQGYIKSTFKPENEEKEPIFFFINPVNTRFKYHVTSLDDSGRATVKIKDQVKDVERTYYTSELTYNADPRFTFILENLSKKIEAKFLQLYKALLLDEKINYVELNNDHLQTSLFGLVNLATRIVSDTKYLHNVLYNIATNKYQSLNDISSDDDYASWINKVSNQAFSRLLHAISASQLNNQNNPWTVLTGGFKSVQEIYQELARVSGTREAIIKKANEFNIDLKHLDQLYDYLDTSILKAQTSANQIGKALNILSWYDDFTNHIKDTSEHSALLKILTDTSEIKNNEEKVKELQESYQSAIKKLEDNNRENKRPLIIISSLFIALSLLFIIANTLVFLIKAKRSNNKNAKLTFIISTTISTIITISSIILLIIGLKG
- a CDS encoding MSC_0619 family F1-like ATPase alpha subunit, with amino-acid sequence MNLKTNSKHTLPKISAIYDYIVEVKGEFDYKQQQIFTSKKNKEARLFLISATSDTAYLLANLQALKLTINDELELLDSTNEIFTSSEYFGKVIDIYGNIILPEQKTVVKKPEDISSEVFKLSHDLMKVQRLNEQLYTGLAAIDLLIPIGKGQRELIVGDRQTGKTHIALNTIINQSARNIKCVYVAIGQKKESISRIYNILQQHDALKNTIILDAPANSSYEQYLAPYIGMTHAENISNTNDVLIIFDDLTKHANIFREIALLSNRPVGKEAMPGDMFFAHSQLLERAGSYKNKKTITALPIIQTIDNDITSLIASNVISITDGQIVTSSKLFSQGTLPAVDIDFSVSRTGGSVQDKTIRQIAGEINKTYRKYKRQLKLSMLDYNLNSEVSDLMYKGKMIDKLFTSKGFSIFSYNFILIMTKIINWSLIKDIKDEQKALKFIDELINNSNDGKKQFEIIKSGNNYDDKMMKNYFLFALKQYSDYVGLNWEIDNEYDFLSLDQSFLEKTAKKLGDK
- a CDS encoding MSC_0618 family F1-like ATPase beta subunit; its protein translation is MNGKILSISGDVIEVQFESSNLPSINHLLTTHDNQTYLLVKSVINDTNIKAIIIYAYKQISLSDVIINTKKSFMVPVGSSAKNNIFSFTGISLNNPHNDKQEYVEMNSTINNKRELSSEFELIETGIKAIDFFIPIFKGFKLGIFGGAGVGKTVLMKEIIFNVNNKYKKTSNIFIGSGERSREGIELYDELTESNLMKNSTMFVSKMNESPGARMSIVPIGVTAAEYLRDVKKEDVLLFIDNIYRFIQAENEVSATLGKKPSVGGYQSTLESDVANIQDRLFKNKNGAITSFQTVFLPMDDLSDPSAVAVFNHLDSNLVLSRDQAAKNILPAFDPLASSSSSVDETLIGKKHFNAIIEVKRILKAYKDLEDVILILGFDELDAESKILVKKALQLENFFTQYFFMTEQFTKQKGQYVPLNETIDSVIRIIEGKYIKQSPEIFSYIGSALDLKTDEELGL
- a CDS encoding MOLPALP family lipoprotein, with the translated sequence MKKLIAMLSSFMIITTASLPIIACHVKEKKFDTNNSITNTHSTVSLFAKEIILADQLKVNLNEIKNKNNKKSLSDLLKENNLTLENTDKSISNINTFENLLNQYFEKDSYKTKNVLDPKIELDSKTKKESIPLFSEIFKLFGLGTTDLDKLTNDILKVLDLTTSLNPMFLVSSFDSANDILKSFFKKVEPYLKAGLEKLANPTSEFSTEVEKFQEKIDVNKKYKNLKAEDLDNAFYTSLINAIGLSTWGNRFKEVDLKDSKASESLKETSNSLISAVNGPAGNVSGKELDIVSHILQALQFLQIKLSLFEDSKNYTPKSANNLFNTTKTNQDFIKNLYNNKTIEKIVGEKPSSINLKYLLSFFKKSVDELKDKNSVDGYELQKLLAILFLSPNKVEYPENESTDNTKEYYEKQSAHPIVNILTTLGNDFLNQKIKDVLSLVNENIKEDELKKVISESLPHLYKWISYTLTSLLTGTKNLNNCLSALFVKVIPIVITSLQKNTKLIPESLKEQIHLLPILLASLIDEVLSVAFPILKSDMKNTNSFKDLYAGEVFLVNKVNEMFEIFREKITKLLTTVKVDTTSIPFDKIKDFLTTFENGYKKVFKNVEQFNLKTLLTTPLNKMNESWWKNKSFAKPLQEKSVADILDILLVSLDVKGNEKLSELESSNINLTSLTDVAKIIDKYEYKPKDVEYNNKKHLLDILKINADKTLEILGWTSDKNNPIGKDSLIWTLLTKVFNIDLTKKDDKSENAINQLSKLITSLNNSLNINVIDQSSVEIQFEFINTKKNGFNQLLSETVIAKVKNKNNNSQSKYTFTYQRDKQDKFKFTKITKE
- a CDS encoding MOLPALP family lipoprotein; translated protein: MNKLIAILSSMMMITTASLPVIACHKTQKEIKFENNNSITNTHSTVSLFAKELILADQLKVQLSEIKNKNNKKSLSDLLKENNLKLENTDKSISNINTFENLLNQYFEKDSYKKVLDSKIKLDSKNNSSNFLFKEIFKLVGLGETELDNFSDDITKILDLTISLNPIFVFTNFKEIDSALNTFFEKLKPSFSNWIKTLSTSKEGLVKSIKAFQDEIDVNKKYKDLKAEDLDIAFYVSLVNAIGLGLSIKDFKEVELKTNNAFDSLKNAGDALNKVLSSPAQPNKTNELKVVSYVLQALQFLQIKLSLFENARDHKPTSADKLFDDAKQNQQFIKDLYKDQNIESISKKKPSSINLKYLLSFFKKSVEELKDKNQKDGYELQKLLAMLFLTADEVTYNEKYNNTNEFIEDSKKFVEENKSSPLFYLLQRVLESQLNNKFKSKKDKISVLTKSLTILTKWLTLTVNDLLNGKSLAKSFNEIFKENQIFQTILEKLFESEIIDKNVIPADLHFLIPSLPALVNSFLFSFLTQGDQLSSLIKEVIPVVEFKLDSNQNAFKEIYSGSIFDINKVKTFINKIKEFLDKASKKPDGAIFAEVSKQFDTKVVTEQAEKFVIKPFNELFGNVKTFNLKTLLTTPLNKMDESKWKDRRFAKPLHDKSVTDILDTLLTTLNVQGNEKLESLESSNINLTALIEVVSLINNYSYKAKGVNSSKTQLIELLKENPDKALQILGWTSDKNNPIGKGSLLDTLLFKVFNFKINDKKDKTENALNQFAKVTSLLNKWLVTQVNESDISITFSFTNTNKNSSNQLLSETMIATVKNKVNNSQTKYTFSYARDKQSKFKFTKISKN
- a CDS encoding MOLPALP family lipoprotein; this encodes MKKLIAILSSSLMISTASLPVIACHKKEHKFESNNSLINTKTAASLFAKNFILADQLQLNFQEIKDLNKNKDLELLTSKNNLLIDKNELTSSSLKSTGQFINKYFDENSYKNVIDKNIKLHSNKSLKNPILNEIFKLLSLDISDTEKTSNDISRILELTSKLNPMFMFSHFSNIDSLLKEMFEKLKPNLKTWLESLSKPDQSLIKNIKDFQEKVDVNKKYKNLKLEDLDKAFYTSLINAIGLGLSSKTYKTIELDVNKTNESLQKASENLASILSDKKGLEKNKEWEIVSYVLQALQFLQLKLSLFDNTREYEPISPNNLFSKDKTNQEFIKELYKDKTIGNITGNRSSSINLKYLLSFFKKPVDELKDSSKKDGYQLQKLLAMLFLSAEKVEYTTNSSNDNPKDYYEKQKAHPSIYILSILTKDFLLKKLGSILIKYKITKDTIKEFLDISIPHIYKWLSYTSINLLTGNENLYQASTVLFIKTAKPILESLQEKTKILDEKIGKLIGIIPTFLREPILDKTLSVMFPILKNNKDNKNSFKDLYSGDIFLPSKTTEAFKAFKKEIEGLLKLAQLFGASINSKQVPFTLIQHYFTSFANNYESIFKNIQHFNLKTLLTTPLNKMNESWWKDKSFAKEYQNISIADNLDKLLKNLDVKGNEKLENLESTNINLTSLTDIISTIENYKYQVSNINYNKKTNLIDILKENPDKTLQILGWTSDKNKPIGQNSLLDIVFSKGLNIKINDKNDNSENTINLLSKFLLSVNNSLNTEFNENKFNISYTFLDDKKNKFNQLVSQQLEAKFVNNKNKSTTKYIFNYSRNSKDDKFKFTKITKN